The Tenebrio molitor chromosome 5, icTenMoli1.1, whole genome shotgun sequence genome has a segment encoding these proteins:
- the LOC138131465 gene encoding uncharacterized protein isoform X2 has translation MNNQKFPSRAGTVGLGDSYEFLMAAYYGLHLSLNENVTDFKLSTNNNDMGNFDDIVLEITYSDGDEFLYALQLKHCASKDESISLMSFDGDKGKFGLTKYCKGFKSIEEVCSDNPSYTLPFDKFYFILYTNQVLPKFTKNERGKKIEIDELPLTKKSDITIYRHDKCVARNLLSLSDSNSHFIYKFKTDKQDLLDEKFLDHFFLYTGQKEVKDVEYEISRFIRSIFSNCDGDVVTNYLNFFKAWWRGDFGNYKLTKRDIMLKLAEYVLIQHIPDVNFKKLPHYGKKSQLLDDCFKNFDLTVVETVENNEIVDSIWGMVLKRYFKDIEKSWLWSQPLPKVETKFLPEDQKVPISAQGENFIDQSLKKIYTILWHMDILPLVIQVSESHKKGIYAAIKLCEDFEQKKKFIVIDRQFAEDEFNEDLKIFKKLSDVVEFEKFDEIKKEFMVSLQGRQGVTLERLIQLDSRFLEIISTKEFLQMLGDNFCIGDDCKKSLPRHYVTRQTPKILLKTEAIDEIQSDLFVVSCQEFQKPNLKSTTFDMHKYLLMKGGNKQFPDKFVVLVNGLCSEKQFKEISSLNNNRNCHHVRIVNNGTIEWIESQGNISQLRAYMIDVLNFQDDHFVNDLEVLDYFNNRINVINAGPGMGKSIMMKFLKYKCPPNHWVIMINLNDHVKFFKEEHTVNEAVEYLLATESKNLFVKQVVQIFSSRMRILFLWDGFDELPGACVNPVVSLMKKLSVEGYWQWIAARNNSRQFLEDTFNLLSLTMTQFSEQDQQVYIYNHIKERYDDEEKVKRMVVQLNENMSSSLSCGYFDYTGVPLQINMVMEIFLKNPQKYLEEIKIVTLTDIYQEFTDGKFTNLFERASAKSKNYLMQKIQMKFKGAQLPQYEIAALKASFDDKIFNSLNLDCDKFLQEIVQNRDSVGLIFGLNDENKPVFTHKTYEEFLTASWLAKNYKDHPDLVQIIFNEEHNNIRLMFDMILAKDSPVHISILYRNMNILETYGNDVSKYKDKGGRNPLQIACAWGSKHPLGTTFQSNTGETVISINENISEPQLNVEVVNFLLSHGCNPFDKDVLIGWDAVEYADKTLSLSLLEAILAFKHEIDFAKLSNFNDINTLLYYSVKYNYQNLFFRLSDYPYLELSLEGEDMRTLLQFAVQMDRLDFVKLLLNLPHYQNAINKPYKDLGSPLFSAGSNGNIEMFKFLQTKGAQIDRNQSSPLLVAVALGHKAFCRLLLEEKMDVNETFMDGNSVLQIAAMKDHLDVLELLLDYGASVNYVSCLDLTALDYCIDNGCLRGAEILVAKGANVNRQGRTLYGYSPLHNTCELGHAEMVKFLLRSGADPTIKSNQLYTPLHVALINKQEEIAKILIEADCSVINEYSEEKSTPLMLAALENFHSTVEMLSQLGADMDSRESKDSPLRIATLKQFDKCVSILLTFGATVNRADIHGNSPLFYAIQNEAIMNLFLDNAATDVNFKGKGFITPLHFAAENGKIRAVEQLIAHRADVDAVDVNHRTPLHYAARQKHDVIVKCLLKHNASVGDGISLLYLACITDSPDCLLTLLNHGIDVNMSDQEGTSALHFAAMKSLFCVKVLLKKGAVVNVTGKNGLTPLSFAVFLGKIDIVKELVENGADLQLGFDRSTALHVSARLGDIATLILLITLGSDVNAQDEDGRTALHCISEQSDDHLLFKILKTVKSCKIGFQLERSFEDCANELIERGTLVTKASKSGWTPIVAAAFHNNLDMVKFFQKKLQSRRDLDDEWQKSFLAAALKNHEAVLQFLHESGLAKVNGAGGTGRMTALHCACSEGSFQCALYLIKNGANVDATNADGCTPLYFCARRGYLDVVRLLLENKAEVNVPNGHGNTSVFAAAAQGLLDVVTSLRENGADINVIDDDGDTPLHDAAAGGHLQVVQYLVSEGADVGLRNKNGKVPADLAIDNERDDVVHFFQSNT, from the exons AAATTCCCATCCAGGGCTGGCACCGTTGGCTTAGGTGACAGTTACGAATTTCTGATGGCCGCTTATTACGGTTTACACCTGAGTCTCAACGAAAACGTGACCGACTTCAAGCTGTCTACAAACAACAACGACATGGGAAACTTCGACGATATCGTCCTTGAAATTACTTACTCAGACGGTGACGAATTCTTGTATGCTCTGCAACTGAAACACTGCGCAAGTAAGGATGAAAGCATAAGTCTGATGTCTTTCGACGGTGACAAGGGAAAATTCGGTTTGACCAAGTACTGCAAAGGATTCAAAAGCATTGAAGAGGTATGTTCTGACAACCCTTCGTACACCCTACCTTTCGACAAGTTTTACTTTATCTTGTATACCAATCAAGTGTTGCCGAAATTCACAAAGAACGAAAGGggcaaaaaaattgaaatagacGAGCTGCCCTTGACCAAGAAGTCAGACATCACAATCTACAGACACGACAAGTGCGTGGCGAGGAACTTGCTAAGCTTGTCCGATTCTAACTCCCACTTTATTTACAAGTTCAAGACCGACAAGCAAGACTTGTTGGATGAAAAATTCTTGGATCATTTTTTCTTGTACACCGGGCAAAAAGAGGTGAAAGACGTCGAGTACGAAATCAGCAGATTCATCCGGAGCATCTTCAGCAACTGCGACGGCGACGTTGTCACTAACTATTTGAACTTCTTCAAAGCTTGGTGGAGGGGCGACTTTGGCAATTACAAGTTGACCAAGAGAGACATAATGTTGAAACTAGCCGAATACGTCTTGATCCAACACATTCCCGATGTCAACTTCAAGAAGCTTCCGCACTACGGGAAAAAATCCCAGCTGCTCgacgattgtttcaaaaattttgacttgaCGGTAGTTGAAACTGTGGAAAACAATGAGATCGTTGACTCTATTTGGGGGATGGTTCTGAAGAGATATTTCAAAGATATTGAAAAGTCATGGTTGTGGTCGCAACCTTTGCCCAAAGTTGAGACAAAATTTTTGCCTGAAGATCAAAAAGTACCGATCTCGGCGCAaggtgaaaattttattgaccAGTCTTTAAAGAAGATTTATACTATTTTGTGGCACATGGATATTTTGCCTTTGGTTATCCAGGTCAGCGAGAGCCACAAGAAGGGAATTTATGCGGCAATCAAACTTTGTGAggattttgaacaaaaaaagaaatttattgtgattgACAGGCAGTTCGCCGAAGACGAATTCAATGAAGAtttgaagatttttaaaaaattgtcagaTGTCGTCGAGTTTGAAAAGTTTGATGAAATCAAGAAGGAGTTCATGGTTTCTCTTCAAGGACGACAGGGGGTTACTCTTGAACGTCTTATCCAGCTTGACAGTCGCTTCCTCGAAATTATATCAACTAAAGAATTTCTTCAAATGTTAGGTGATAATTTCTGTATCGGGGATGACTGCAAAAAAAGTCTGCCAAGGCACTACGTGACAAGACAGACACCAAAGATTTTACTTAAAACAGAGGCGATCGACGAAATTCAATCCGATTTGTTTGTGGTTAGTTGCCAAGAGTTCCAAAAACCTAATTTAAAAAGTACCACTTTTGACATGCATAAGTATCTCTTGATGAAAGGTGGCAACAaacaatttcccgataaatttgttgttttggtTAATGGACTCTGCTCTGAAAAACAATTCAAGGAAATTTCTTCGTTAAACAACAATCGGAATTGTCACCATGTTCGAATTGTCAACAATGGAACCATCGAGTGGATAGAATCACAAGGAAATATCAGTCAATTGAGAGCTTACATGATTGATGTACTAAACTTCCAAGACGATCATTTCGTCAACGATTTAGAAGTATTAGATTATTTCAACAACAGAATTAATGTTATTAACGCCGGTCCAGGCATGGGAAAATCAATCATGATGAAGTTTCTAAAGTACAAATGTCCACCAAACCATTGGGTGATCATGATTAATCTCAACGACCACGTCAAGTTTTTTAAAGAAGAACACACAGTAAACGAGGCTGTTGAATACTTACTGGCAACTGAAAGCAAGAATTTGTTTGTCAAACAAGTcgtacaaatattttcctcaAGAATGAGAATTTTGTTCTTGTGGGATGGTTTTGACGAGCTACCCGGCGCCTGTGTGAATCCTGTGGTTTCTCTGATGAAAAAACTATCTGTCGAAGGCTATTGGCAATGGATTGCGGCAAGAAACAACTCTAGGCAATTTCTCGAAGACACTTTCAACCTCTTGTCGTTGACTATGACCCAGTTCAGCGAACAAGACCAACAAGTATACATTTACAATCACATAAAAGAAAGATACGATGATGAAGAGAAAGTAAAGCGGATGGTTGTCCAACTGAACGAAAATATGTCGTCGTCTTTGAGCTGCGGATATTTTGACTATACTGGAGTGCCTCTTCAGATCAACATGGTCATGGAGATTTTTCTCAAGAATCCACAAAAGTACCTGGAAGAAATCAAAATAGTTACTTTGACTGACATCTATCAAGAGTTCACGGACGGAAAATTCACCAATCTGTTCGAACGAGCTAGTGCCAAAAGCAAGAACTATCTCATGCAAAAGATCCAGATGAAGTTCAAAGGTGCTCAACTGCCTCAGTACGAAATCGCGGCGCTGAAAGCCTCGTTCGACGACAAAATCTTCAACTCTCTCAACCTCGACTGTGACAAGTTCCTACAAGAAATTGTACAGAACAGGGACAGCGTCGGTTTAATTTTTGGCCTGAACGATGAGAACAAACCGGTTTTCACCCACAAGACGTACGAGGAATTTTTGACGGCGTCTTGGTTGGCGAAAAACTATAAAGACCACCCGGACTTGGTACAGATTATCTTCAACGAGGAGCACAACAACATCCGGCTTATGTTTGACATGATTTTGGCTAAAGACAGTCCAGTGCACATTTCTATTCTTTATCGGAACATGAACATTTTGGAAACATATGGAAACGACGTGTCAAAATATAAAGACAAAGGGGGACGGAATCCTTTACAAATTGCCTGCGCCTGGGGAAGCAAGCATCCTTTGGGGACCACATTCCAAAGCAACACCGGCGAAACTGTAATCTCCATAAACGAAAACATCAGCGAGCCTCAACTCAATGTCGAAGTTGTCAACTTTTTACTTTCTCATGGTTGCAATCCGTTTGACAAAGACGTCTTGATTGGTTGGGACGCTGTGGAGTATGCTGACAAGACTCTTTCGTTGTCTTTACTCGAAGCAATTCTAGCATTTAAGCACGAAATTGATTTTGCAAAACTGTCAAACTTCAACGACATCAACACTCTTTTGTATTACAGCGTCAAGTATAATTACCAGAACTTGTTTTTCCGTCTGTCAGATTACCCATACCTTGAGCTCAGTCTAGAAGGCGAAGATATGCGTACTCTTCTGCAATTTGCCGTTCAAATGGACCGACTGGATTTTGTGAAGCTTCTACTAAATCTACCTCACTATCAGAACGCCATCAACAAACCCTACAAAGATTTGGGGAGTCCTCTTTTCTCCGCAGGTTCCAATGGAAAcattgaaatgttcaagtttctTCAAACCAAGGGGGCGCAAATCGATCGGAACCAATCCTCACCGTTGCTAGTTGCCGTCGCACTGGGCCATAAAGCGTTTTGTCGGTTGTTGCTTGAGGAAAAAATGGACGTGAATGAGACTTTCATGGACGGTAACTCAGTTCTTCAAATTGCTGCAATGAAGGATCATCTAGATGTTCTGGAGCTGCTGTTGGATTATGGTGCTTCTGTCAACTACGTGAGCTGTCTAGACCTAACAGCTCTGGATTATTGCATCGACAATGGATGTCTAAGAGGAGCTGAGATCCTTGTAGCTAAAGGag CTAATGTCAACAGACAGGGGAGAACGTTGTATGGGTATTCTCCTCTTCACAACACCTGCGAATTGGGACACGCCGAAATGGTAAAATTTTTGCTGCGATCTGGAGCCGATCCTACGATAAAGTCCAATCAACTGTACACACCGTTACATGTTGCTCTGATCAACAAGCAAGAAGAGATCGCGAAGATTTTGATAGAAGCGGATTGCAGTGTCATCAACGAGTACTCTGAAGAAAAATCGACACCTctaatgcttgcagcgttggAAAACTTCCACAGTACCGTCGAGATGTTGTCACAATTGGGTGCCGACATGGACAGTAGAGAAAGCAAGGATTCCCCTCTTCGAATTGCTACTTTGAAGCAATTCGACAAGTGTGTCTCGATTTTGCTGACATTTGGTGCAACGGTTAACAGAGCTGACATCCATGGAAATAGTCCCTTGTTCTATGCCATTCAAAATGAAGCTATTATGAACCTATTCCTTGACAATGCAGCAACAGATGTTAATTTTAAGGGCAAAGGGTTCATAACGCCACTACATTTTGCCgcagaaaatggaaaaataagaGCTGTGGAACAACTGATCGCACACAGAGCAGACGTCGACGCTGTAGATGTTAACCATCGGACTCCACTTCACTACGCTGCCAGACAAAAGCACGACGTAATTGTGAAGTGTCTGTTAAAACACAATGCCAGTGTGGGCGACGGCATTAGTTTGTTATATCTTGCTTGCATCACAGACAGCCCTGATTGTCTTCTGACTCTACTGAATCACGGAATCGACGTTAACATGTCAGATCAAGAAGGAACAAGTGCTTTACATTTTGCCGCCATGAAGAGCCTCTTCTGTGTTAAAGTATTGCTCAAGAAAGGAGCTGTCGTAAATGTGACGGGCAAAAACGGTTTGACTCCTCTATCTTTTGCGGTGTTCTTGGGAAAAATCGATATTGTCAAAGAGCTGGTAGAAAATGGCGCTGATCTTCAATTGGGTTTTGACCGTTCTACAGCCTTACACGTTTCTGCAAGACTCGGTGACATCGCCACTTTAATCCTCTTAATCACCTTGGGCAGTGACGTAAACGCCCAAGATGAAGATGGTAGAACTGCTTTGCATTGTATCAGCGAACAGAGTGACGACCAtctactttttaaaattttgaaaacggtGAAAAGTTGCAAAATTGGGTTTCAGCTCGAGCGCAGTTTCGAGGACTGCGCCAACGAACTGATAGAAAGGGGTACGCTTGTAACAAAAGCTAGCAAGTCTGGTTGGACGCCCATTGTAGCTGCTGCCTTTCACAACAATTTGGACATGgtgaaatttttccaaaagaaGCTCCAGTCGAGGC GTGATCTTGACGACGAATGGCAAAAAAGCTTCCTCGCCGCTGCGTTGAAGAACCACGAAGCAGTTCTTCAGTTCTTGCACGAGAGTGGACTGGCAAAGGTCAACGGCGCAGGAGGTACAGGTCGTATGACAGCACTGCATTGTGCTTGCTCCGAGGGTAGTTTCCAATGCGCCCTCTACTTGATCAAAAATGGTGCCAACGTTGATGCCACAAATGCGGATGGCTGCACTCCTCTATATTTTTGCGCCCGCAGAGGTTATTTGGATGTGGTGCGACTATTGCTAGAGAATAAAGCTGAAGTGAATGTCCCCAATGGGCATGGTAATACGAGCGTGTTTGCTGCTGCTGCTCAAGGTCTTTTAGATGTTGTTACTTCACTTCGTGAGAATGGGGCTGACATTAACGTCATCGATGACGATGGAGATACACCTCTACATGATGCCGCCGCTGGGGGGCATTTACAAGTGGTTCAGTATCTTGTTTCGGAAGGTGCTGATGTAGGGTTgagaaacaaaaatggaaaagTGCCAGCAGATCTCGCCATAGACAACGAAAGGGATGACGTTGTCCATTTCTTTCAGTCTAATACTTAA